The window CAATACGTCCAAAATGCTCATTGCGACACGGATTTCACCCGGCGCGCAACAAGTGCCACAAACAAATAGCGGCGCGGTACGTTTTGTCGTGCCGGGCATTCCCGAATCCTTTGACGTGCTGGAACTGCAAGGCGCGGGATTGGAACGATTAAAGACGAAACGAATCACCGGCGGTCTGGCGGTAACCCTGGAAAATTTTACCGACAGCGCATTTATTTTATTAACTCCGGATCCCGTGGTGGTCAATAATCTGAAGCGGCGGACGGGAGAATTAGCCGGGGAGGGGGCGGAATTGCACCGGCAATTCAGCGCGCAGTTGCTGTCCCAAACGGAACAACTTGCGAGTCAGCTCCCCATTCTCAAACAGGATGAATCCCAATCGCAAAAGTGGCTGGCGGCGGCGCGGATGGCCCTGGATGAGGCCGACCGCGCGGCGCAGGCGGGAAATCGCCCCGCGGCCTACAATGCCGCCCGACGCGGAGCCGCCGCGTGCGGGGAACTGCGTCATTCGGCGTGGGAACGGGGGCGACGGTCACTGGGTTCTCAGGTTGCCAGCCCCTTTTGCGGAATGGTCGAACTGCTGCCGGTGCATTGGAAATGGTTGGAGGGCTTGCGCGGCACGGTTCCCCTGGATAATCGCCTGTCCGGGGGCGACATGGAACTATTGGCGGCGATGCTCCGCGCTGGTTGGAGAAACTTGCAGCCCACGCCTGACCGTGTGGCTTGCGATGTCAATCTACTGCCGGACGAGAGCGATCCCAAACACGCGGGGAATGCTCTGTTGATGACCACTCGGTTAAAATCGCCACAAGCGACGGGGGGGTCGGCGACATCCTCCACCGGGCCAGGAGGAATTACCGACACGCCCACCCAGCCCGGCCGGGATAGCCGCGTGGCGGCGGTCTTGCTCGAGACCACGCCGTTGTTGATTGTCTCGCCGCCGATTGCCGTAGCTCCGGGGGAATGGATTTGTATTCGGGGAAAAGTAAAAATCCCCCGACCGATTACCGGCAGCGTGGATGGACTGATGATTGTCGATTCACTTGGCGGAGAAGCCCTGGCTGAACGCTTTGGCCAGACTAACGGCTGGGAAGAGTTTGTGCTCTATCGGATCGTTCCCGCTGAGATTTCTTCCCTGACGCTCACCTTTGCCCTGACCGGCGTGGGTGATGCCTGGATCGACGAAGTAAGCGTGCGGGGAATGGGCCGGCAAAATTTTTCAAACCTCCCTCTCCCCCCGGGAGAGGGCCGGGGTGAGGGTTCCATCAACCTCCCTCTCCCCCCGGGAGAGGGCCGGGGTGAGGGTGCATCTGCATCCCCGCCGACTCAACTTTCTCCTCTTGGCACCCCCGATGATTGGTCCGGTGTCACGCCCCCTTTCCAGCGGCGGTAGCTTATGTTTTGCTTGATAATCTTATAAACTATGCGGTACGGCGATTTTCGGCATGTTCTCTTACCGCACATCATTCCCATGCAGCGTTCCGCCACCCAATTACGCGCAGATGCATTGGCGATTTGGCGCGCCGGGGTGGCGGGTGTTCAGTCTGAACAATTGATGCAACAGCAGGTACGGGTGGAAAAACAGTGGTTGGTGCTGGACGAGTTTGAACTCGACCTGCGGACAATCAGGCGAATTGTGGTGGTGGGAGCGGGCAAGGCGGGAGCTGGCATGGCCGCGGGATTGGAAGCCGCGTTGGGGCCAAAGTTACTAGCGGAAAAGCAAGTGACCGGCTGGGTCAATGTCCCCGCCGACTGCGCGCGGCCTTTACAGCGAATTACGTTGCACCCCGCCCGCCCCGCCGGGGTCAATGAGCCAACCGCCGCGGGTGTGGCTGGTAGCGAACGGATTTTGCAACTTGTAAGTGGTTGTGGGGCGGAAGATTTATGCTTGGTCTTGCTTTCGGGCGGGGGGTCGGCGCTTTTACCCGCGCCGGTGGAGGGGATCACCCTGGAGGATAAACTTTCACTCACGCGTCAATTGAGCGCGGCGGGAGCAAATATCTATCAATTAAACACCGTCCGTAAACAACTCAGCCGGATCAAAGGGGGCGCTCTAGCCCGTGCGTGCCGCGCGGGCAGGATGGTCTCACTGATTATCTCCGATGTGATTGGCGATCCGCTGGATCTGATTGCCAGCGGCCCCACCGTCCCCGACACCAGCACGCCGCAAGAGGCCTGGGATATTTTGCAAAAATTTGGTGAAAAATTGGTTGCCGTGCCCGAGTCGGTCTGGCCGGTGTTACAAACCAAAATTGCCGCTGACGCTCATCACGCCCCGCCGGGGAAATTATCCAACAAGGGTTATCCCCACGTGGCGAACTTCATTTTGGCCAATCTGGCCACCGCCGTGGATTGCGCGGGGGTGGAGGCGGAACGACGCGGTTATTCTTATGCAATGCTCGCCGCAAAAATACTGGAAGGCGATGTTGAGAATATCGGTCGCGACTTGGCCCAAAAGGCTATGAAAATGAGCGTGCTGGATGGCCCCGATTGCTTGATCATGGGTGGGGAGGGGACGGTGCAACTGGTTGGTCCGTCCCTGCGGGGCAAAGGGGGGCGAAATCAACAAACCGTGTTGGCGGCCTGGTGCGAATTGGCGGAATTGTGCGGCCAGGGGGGGAAAAATCCCGCGGTCGACCTGGTCATTTTGTCCGGGGGTACCGATGGCGAGGATGGCCCAACCGACGCCGCCGGAGCGTGGCTGGACGAAGAGGTGGCGAACCGCGCGCGGCAGTTGGGACTGGACCCGGCGGCGGCCCTCGCGCGGAATGACGCGTATCCGCTGTTTGAACAAGCGGGAGGACTGCTCATCACCGGACCCACGCATACGAATGTCTGTGATTTGCGGGTGGTGGTGGTGAATCAGCTATAAATAGCACAAGTCGAATAATCAATTACACGTAACATAAAACATTTTTTGCAAAATATTTTGATCCAGCAAAAAAAACTCATTAAATTCTAAAATTTGTGGAATAAATTGGCTTTGCAATCGTTGCTAACTTGCGGCGACTTCCAATGACCACAAAATACCCCCTGTCTCTAGCTACAAACTTCCCCTCCCGGAGCGTAACCATGCTATGCCAACATTGCGGTGTCGAAGCCTCCACCAAATACGTGGCTTTTTATCAAAACATTGGCGCGCTGATCATGCGTTTTACCAAGTCCATCGAGGGGAATCTGTGCAAAAGCTGTATCCACAAACAGTATTGGTCGCTGACCGGCACCACCGCCATCCTAGGTTGGTGGGGGATGATTTCGCTGGTGGTGACGCCGTTCTTATTACTAAATAATACGGTGCGGTACCTCTTTTGCCTAACGATGGAACCGGTGGGTCCGGGCGCTTTGGCCCCCACCCTGACCGATGCGGCCGTGCAAAAGATTTTACCCCATACCGAGGAATTGTTTAACCGTATGGGCAATAAAGAGGAACTGCCACAAGTGCTCACCGCTATCGCCCAGCGGGCGGGGGTGACACCGGGCCAAGTCCTCTTATTTGTGCGGGCGGTGATCGAAGAGCAAGAAAAAGGGAGTTGATGGATGTTGGAATTTTCATATTTTTAGTCGGGAAACAGGTTCTGCGTTTGCTCCCCTTCTTTATGGCAGCCACACGAAAATTCAGAAGGCGGATTTCGATACTGCTTATGCCGATTTGCGGGAATTAAATTTGCAAGAAAGCGAAAAATCCCCTCATGCATGGCATTTCCCGATTCCGCCCGGTATCTTACGGGTAGCGGCACCCGGGGCCCAGGCGTGACTGTCACACTGGGCAAGCGCTGCTTACTCCTCTTCTGATG of the Pirellulales bacterium genome contains:
- a CDS encoding DUF4147 domain-containing protein, which translates into the protein MQRSATQLRADALAIWRAGVAGVQSEQLMQQQVRVEKQWLVLDEFELDLRTIRRIVVVGAGKAGAGMAAGLEAALGPKLLAEKQVTGWVNVPADCARPLQRITLHPARPAGVNEPTAAGVAGSERILQLVSGCGAEDLCLVLLSGGGSALLPAPVEGITLEDKLSLTRQLSAAGANIYQLNTVRKQLSRIKGGALARACRAGRMVSLIISDVIGDPLDLIASGPTVPDTSTPQEAWDILQKFGEKLVAVPESVWPVLQTKIAADAHHAPPGKLSNKGYPHVANFILANLATAVDCAGVEAERRGYSYAMLAAKILEGDVENIGRDLAQKAMKMSVLDGPDCLIMGGEGTVQLVGPSLRGKGGRNQQTVLAAWCELAELCGQGGKNPAVDLVILSGGTDGEDGPTDAAGAWLDEEVANRARQLGLDPAAALARNDAYPLFEQAGGLLITGPTHTNVCDLRVVVVNQL